A window of the Oscillospiraceae bacterium genome harbors these coding sequences:
- a CDS encoding DHH family phosphoesterase, translated as MKKKIWAASPVFYVLSGAMFVMALFSMQYSWVLCIVEFCISGASAAVIAVSVAIFKNYVSVSVKAAERVLTAEDSHALDTFTMPVVLVGAAGDILWVNQSFLKRVSSQHEVRGENVERIIYPNTLDQIVAAAGTNVTIDARQYTAFGARVQQETILYFVDDTYYKEINREYTDSRPVVCLAFFDNREELARDSSGSEDSRTAADVEDVICKWAQSMGGFSKRLSGGRYLIMTDERHVRDALERRFEILDKVREIKTSDNRSATISMGVARGAGSLQEAEEWSRKALDMALGRGGDQVALKQKDESYEFFGGLSKGVEKHDKVRTRVIAATLSDHIRQSDCVLIMGHKFGDLDCIGAAVGIWSAATNALHRPAHVVLERSQCMANALVDHIEQAGETDVFISPEEALPLLTSHSLLVVVDTHNPDVVESPQLLEKAQRIVVIDHHRMMVKHIENALVFYHEPYASSASELVAELVQYIGDTALSRTDAEALLAGIMLDTKNFVLKTGVRTFEAAAYLRRRGADTVEVKSLFADNIEVYKAKYQIVSSAQIQNGCAITSVEKEFPQIRLSCAQAADELLSIQGVKASFVIFPSGGTVNISARSLGDINVQLVMEQMGGGGHLSMAGAQLSDLTVAQVREKLLQELKTGVGQPEKK; from the coding sequence TTGAAAAAAAAGATTTGGGCTGCTTCGCCTGTTTTTTATGTGCTGTCTGGTGCCATGTTTGTGATGGCTTTGTTTTCCATGCAGTACAGCTGGGTTCTCTGCATTGTAGAGTTTTGCATTTCTGGTGCGTCTGCTGCGGTCATTGCGGTATCTGTTGCAATCTTTAAAAATTATGTTTCTGTGTCTGTCAAGGCGGCAGAGCGCGTACTGACAGCAGAGGATTCCCATGCACTGGATACCTTTACCATGCCGGTCGTCTTGGTTGGCGCCGCCGGGGATATCCTGTGGGTAAACCAGTCTTTCTTAAAGCGAGTATCCTCTCAGCATGAAGTGCGCGGGGAAAATGTCGAGCGCATTATTTACCCCAATACGCTGGACCAAATTGTCGCTGCTGCCGGTACCAACGTGACGATTGATGCCCGCCAGTATACGGCTTTTGGCGCGCGGGTGCAGCAGGAGACGATTCTTTATTTTGTAGATGATACTTACTATAAAGAAATAAACCGGGAATATACGGACAGCCGGCCGGTTGTGTGCCTTGCCTTTTTTGACAACCGTGAGGAGCTGGCCCGTGACTCAAGCGGCAGCGAAGACAGCCGCACCGCTGCGGATGTGGAAGATGTAATCTGTAAATGGGCGCAGTCGATGGGCGGCTTTTCCAAGCGCCTTTCCGGCGGGCGGTACCTGATTATGACAGATGAGCGCCATGTGCGGGATGCTCTGGAGCGCCGGTTTGAAATTTTGGATAAAGTCCGTGAGATTAAAACGAGCGATAACCGCAGCGCCACCATTTCCATGGGTGTTGCCCGCGGTGCGGGTTCTCTGCAGGAAGCAGAGGAATGGTCGCGCAAGGCACTGGATATGGCTTTGGGCCGCGGCGGCGACCAGGTTGCCTTAAAGCAAAAAGACGAATCCTATGAATTCTTCGGAGGCCTTTCTAAGGGTGTGGAAAAGCACGACAAGGTGCGCACACGCGTCATTGCCGCTACGCTTTCTGACCATATCCGCCAGAGCGACTGCGTGCTGATTATGGGGCACAAATTCGGTGATTTGGACTGCATTGGTGCGGCAGTCGGTATTTGGAGCGCTGCTACCAATGCACTGCACCGCCCGGCCCATGTGGTGCTGGAGCGCAGTCAGTGCATGGCCAATGCCCTAGTAGACCATATTGAGCAGGCGGGGGAAACAGATGTCTTTATTTCGCCAGAGGAGGCCCTGCCGCTTTTGACCTCGCATTCTCTGCTGGTTGTGGTAGATACCCATAACCCGGATGTGGTCGAAAGCCCCCAGCTGCTTGAAAAAGCACAGCGCATTGTCGTCATTGACCACCACCGCATGATGGTGAAGCATATTGAAAATGCACTGGTCTTTTACCACGAACCCTACGCCAGTTCTGCCTCGGAACTTGTTGCGGAACTGGTGCAGTACATAGGCGATACTGCCCTTTCCCGCACAGATGCAGAGGCGCTGCTGGCCGGCATTATGCTGGATACTAAGAATTTTGTGCTGAAAACCGGTGTGCGTACCTTTGAGGCGGCCGCATATCTGCGCCGCCGCGGTGCGGATACCGTTGAGGTAAAAAGTCTGTTTGCCGACAACATTGAGGTTTACAAAGCAAAATATCAGATTGTTTCCAGTGCACAGATTCAAAACGGCTGTGCAATCACTTCTGTAGAAAAAGAATTTCCGCAAATCCGCCTGAGCTGTGCCCAGGCTGCGGATGAGCTGCTTTCCATACAGGGAGTCAAGGCTTCCTTTGTCATCTTTCCTTCCGGCGGCACCGTCAATATTTCGGCGCGCAGCTTGGGGGATATCAATGTGCAGTTGGTGATGGAGCAGATGGGCGGCGGCGGTCACCTTTCCATGGCGGGCGCGCAGCTTTCTGATCTGACAGTGGCACAGGTACGCGAAAAACTGCTGCAGGAGTTAAAGACTGGCGTCGGTCAGCCGGAAAAGAAATAA
- the rplI gene encoding 50S ribosomal protein L9 gives MKVVLLQDVKALGKKGELVNASDGYARNYLMPRGLAKEANAQAMNELKNAEASKAYKIKTETETAQAAAEKLEGKSIRLTAKAGQAGKLFGSVTPREIAAAIQKQFGISVDKRKITLDAEIKAFGTYNCEVKLYNGISAKVYAVVTEE, from the coding sequence ATGAAAGTTGTATTACTGCAGGATGTAAAGGCCTTGGGAAAAAAGGGCGAGCTTGTCAATGCCAGTGATGGCTATGCGCGCAATTATCTGATGCCGCGCGGCCTTGCAAAAGAGGCAAATGCACAGGCAATGAATGAGCTGAAGAACGCGGAAGCTTCCAAAGCATATAAAATTAAAACCGAAACCGAAACCGCACAGGCGGCCGCCGAAAAACTGGAGGGCAAGAGTATTCGCCTGACAGCCAAGGCGGGTCAGGCCGGCAAGCTCTTTGGCTCTGTGACACCGCGGGAAATCGCCGCAGCCATTCAGAAACAATTCGGTATTTCCGTGGATAAGCGCAAAATTACACTGGATGCGGAAATTAAGGCTTTTGGCACCTACAACTGCGAAGTAAAACTTTATAATGGCATTTCTGCGAAAGTATATGCCGTTGTTACGGAAGAATAA
- the dnaB gene encoding replicative DNA helicase — MPEDMRPSYTGTGGGQPFDREAEQAVLGAVLLDASCLDTVMEILPSPDFFSQSSNADIYAAMLELSNAGKPVDFITLLDYMRREPGFEENDGKGYLLELAQIVPSISNVETYAKIVRDKYDLRQLMQAARSILEESAEGAQDVSVLLDSAEQKIFDIRRGQNMQGLQSIQQTLVSTFDHLDKIASPDGAQYRGIPTGIKMLDDTITGLNRTDLVLLAARPGMGKTSFALNITRHAAITCHKRIAFFSLEMTREQLASRLLSTEAQVSGVKLRTGNLEDDEWARLIEAGDVLSRSEIYFDDNSAITVPEMKAKLRRLRDVDLVVIDYLQLMSSGGRIDNRVQEISAITRNLKIMAKELDVPVLCLSQLSRESEKRTTHKPMLSDLRDSGSIEQDADIVLFLYREGYYANAGDGAPPAPDEDQNSGECIIAKNRHGETRSVPLHWQGEFMRFTAPELVRQEP; from the coding sequence ATGCCGGAAGACATGCGGCCATCTTATACGGGCACAGGCGGCGGTCAGCCGTTTGACCGTGAAGCTGAGCAGGCAGTGCTTGGCGCTGTGCTGCTGGACGCCTCTTGCCTAGACACCGTCATGGAGATACTGCCCAGTCCGGATTTCTTTTCGCAGAGCAGCAATGCGGATATTTACGCGGCAATGCTGGAGCTTTCCAATGCCGGCAAACCGGTTGATTTCATTACACTGCTCGATTACATGCGCCGGGAGCCCGGCTTTGAAGAAAACGATGGCAAGGGATATCTGCTGGAGCTTGCACAGATTGTGCCGTCTATTTCCAATGTAGAAACCTATGCGAAAATTGTTCGCGATAAGTACGACCTGCGTCAGCTGATGCAGGCTGCACGCTCTATTTTAGAGGAATCTGCAGAGGGCGCACAGGACGTGTCCGTGCTGCTGGATTCTGCTGAGCAGAAGATTTTTGACATTCGCCGCGGGCAGAATATGCAGGGTCTGCAGAGCATACAGCAGACCTTGGTCAGCACATTTGACCATTTGGATAAAATTGCTTCTCCCGATGGTGCCCAGTACCGCGGAATCCCGACCGGTATCAAGATGCTGGACGACACGATTACCGGCTTGAACCGCACCGACCTGGTGCTGCTGGCGGCCCGCCCAGGTATGGGCAAGACCAGCTTTGCGCTGAATATCACCCGCCACGCGGCTATTACCTGCCACAAGCGCATTGCTTTCTTTTCCCTGGAAATGACGCGCGAACAGCTGGCGTCCCGCCTGCTTTCTACGGAAGCACAGGTCAGCGGTGTCAAGCTGCGTACCGGGAACCTGGAAGACGACGAATGGGCGCGGCTGATTGAGGCGGGCGATGTGCTCAGCCGCTCTGAAATTTATTTTGATGACAACTCTGCGATTACTGTACCGGAAATGAAAGCAAAGCTGCGCCGCCTGCGCGACGTTGACCTTGTCGTGATTGACTACCTGCAGCTGATGTCTTCCGGTGGACGTATTGACAACCGTGTACAGGAAATTTCAGCAATTACCCGAAATTTAAAAATCATGGCAAAAGAGCTGGATGTGCCGGTTTTGTGTCTGTCACAGCTTTCGCGTGAAAGCGAAAAGCGCACAACCCATAAGCCAATGCTGAGCGACCTGCGCGATTCTGGCTCTATCGAACAGGACGCCGATATTGTACTGTTCCTTTACCGCGAAGGGTACTACGCAAATGCCGGAGACGGTGCGCCGCCCGCGCCGGACGAGGACCAGAACAGCGGTGAATGTATTATCGCCAAAAACCGCCACGGCGAGACCCGCAGCGTTCCGCTGCACTGGCAGGGCGAATTTATGCGGTTTACCGCACCGGAACTGGTGCGGCAGGAACCGTAA
- the tilS gene encoding tRNA lysidine(34) synthetase TilS, translating to MLSISDKIFHTVKQYGMLPPGSTVAVGVSGGADSTALLYWLASHRAELQIQVVAAHVNHGLRGAEADHDETCVRRLCVQLGVSLQALHINVREEARKTGEGIEECGRRLRYAFFYKLCKQYTNPRVATAHTLSDNAETMLLNLARGAGAAGLSGIPPVRGLVVRPLIALTRAETEQYCRENGLAYCTDSTNADDSCMRNWVRLHIVPLFAHIDPRFEQAAGRAACALREDDACLRALAQRALTDATCAGGWRAECLLQQPRAIRLRALYLAAHGAGAGRLSQQHLLELDRLLKTGGGCTLPADCSARVEQGILLFPAAVPGYEVPLRLPETTLPDGRLFSLQVLSKTAYEKEKGKFIFSNCLNYATINTDTLVRTRRPGDSFSPAGRGITKSLKKLLNEKRVPPSLRARLAMLSRGSDILWIEGCGPSEKAKVTPQTQEIAVVTIKECR from the coding sequence ATGCTTTCAATTTCTGATAAGATTTTTCATACGGTAAAGCAGTATGGTATGCTGCCGCCGGGCAGCACGGTTGCGGTCGGTGTTTCCGGCGGCGCTGATTCCACGGCGCTGCTGTACTGGCTTGCCTCTCATCGGGCAGAGCTGCAGATTCAGGTTGTGGCGGCACACGTAAACCATGGCCTGCGCGGTGCAGAAGCCGACCATGACGAAACCTGCGTGCGCCGCCTCTGTGTGCAGCTTGGGGTTTCACTGCAGGCGCTGCATATCAATGTGCGCGAAGAAGCTCGAAAAACAGGAGAAGGAATCGAAGAATGCGGCCGCCGCCTGCGGTACGCATTTTTTTATAAACTCTGCAAACAATACACCAATCCGCGCGTCGCGACAGCCCATACACTTTCCGATAATGCGGAGACCATGCTGCTCAACCTGGCACGCGGGGCAGGCGCGGCGGGACTTTCGGGTATTCCGCCGGTACGGGGTCTGGTTGTGCGGCCGCTGATTGCCCTGACCCGCGCCGAGACCGAGCAGTACTGCCGCGAGAATGGTCTTGCTTACTGCACTGACAGCACAAATGCAGATGACAGCTGTATGCGCAACTGGGTCCGGTTGCATATTGTGCCTCTTTTTGCGCATATTGACCCGCGGTTTGAGCAGGCGGCGGGGCGGGCTGCCTGTGCTTTGCGGGAAGATGATGCCTGCCTGCGTGCGCTGGCACAGCGGGCGCTGACGGACGCGACCTGTGCTGGCGGCTGGCGGGCAGAGTGTCTTTTGCAGCAGCCGCGGGCCATTCGCCTGCGTGCACTTTACCTTGCGGCACATGGGGCGGGAGCGGGCCGTCTCTCTCAGCAGCATTTGCTGGAACTGGACCGCCTGCTGAAAACGGGCGGCGGCTGCACACTGCCCGCGGACTGCTCAGCACGCGTAGAACAGGGGATTCTGCTGTTCCCCGCTGCTGTGCCCGGCTATGAAGTGCCGCTGCGGCTGCCGGAAACGACTCTGCCCGACGGTCGCCTCTTTTCCCTGCAGGTGCTGTCCAAAACTGCCTATGAAAAAGAAAAAGGTAAATTCATCTTTTCTAATTGCCTCAATTATGCTACAATAAATACCGATACCTTGGTCAGGACCCGCAGACCTGGCGATTCTTTTTCGCCTGCCGGCCGGGGTATTACGAAATCTTTAAAGAAACTGCTCAATGAAAAACGGGTGCCGCCCTCTTTGCGGGCGCGGCTTGCGATGCTTTCGCGCGGCAGTGATATTTTGTGGATTGAGGGCTGTGGCCCCAGTGAAAAAGCAAAAGTGACCCCACAGACACAGGAAATCGCGGTGGTTACAATAAAGGAGTGCAGGTAG
- the hpt gene encoding hypoxanthine phosphoribosyltransferase, with translation MLGDIQEVLFSEKQLAAIVERIGNQISEDYKGKRLLLASVLKGSVVFMADLMRAIKIPCEVDFMSVSSYGSGTKSSGIVKITKDLDINLEGYDLLVVEDILDSGVTLHYILRMMQARNPNSIRLCTLFDKPERRTVEVKADYVGAEVPDAFIVGYGLDYAQKYRNLPFVGVLKPEIYGG, from the coding sequence ATGCTCGGCGATATTCAGGAAGTTTTGTTTAGTGAAAAGCAGCTTGCCGCTATTGTAGAGCGCATTGGCAACCAAATCAGCGAAGACTACAAAGGCAAAAGGCTGCTTTTGGCCAGCGTACTGAAAGGCTCTGTCGTATTTATGGCAGACCTGATGCGCGCAATCAAGATCCCCTGTGAAGTGGATTTTATGTCTGTTTCCAGCTATGGCAGCGGAACAAAATCTTCTGGTATTGTCAAGATTACGAAAGACCTGGACATTAACTTAGAGGGATATGACCTGCTGGTTGTAGAGGATATCCTTGACAGCGGCGTTACCCTGCACTACATACTGAGAATGATGCAGGCACGCAACCCAAACAGCATTCGCCTGTGTACCTTATTTGATAAACCGGAGCGTCGCACCGTTGAGGTAAAGGCTGACTATGTCGGTGCCGAGGTTCCGGATGCGTTTATTGTCGGCTATGGGCTTGACTACGCACAGAAGTACCGCAATCTTCCGTTTGTGGGGGTGCTGAAGCCCGAAATATACGGCGGCTAA
- the ftsH gene encoding ATP-dependent zinc metalloprotease FtsH, translating to MDNKKSLRNLILVIAIPVLLLILLAALFGGTAAPTKTYTFSEIMSYFSDQKVSEYSLDFGTGEMSIKVSGIDTPVTFVAPDSQYMQERLDPYVEQYNKAHPKDKMVQKLQRPKETNWFISFLPFIIAVGVMLLFSYLMMRKVNAGMGDAGKQMNFGKANVKNLEDEKRKTTFADVAGADEEKEELQEIVEFLKNPRKYNELGARIPKGVLLVGPPGTGKTLLARAVAGEAGVPFFSISGSDFVEMFVGVGASRVRDLFEQAKKNSPCIVFIDEIDAVGRQRGAGLGGGHDEREQTLNQLLVEMDGFGANEGVIMIAATNRPDILDPALMRPGRFDRRIMVGYPDIKGREAILHVHARGKPLSPDVDLKVIAGSTAGFTGADLENLLNEAALLAARKNLKAITMKEIEEATIKVVVGTEKKSHVMTDREKTLTAYHEGGHAVATYFCPTQDPVHQISIIPRGMAGGFTMQVPTEDRSYRSKKEMEEDLVVMLGGRVAESLTMDDISTGASNDIERATKLARSMVTKYGMSAALGPITYGRDDSEPFLGRDMGHIRDYSEQTAAAIDKEIKNLMTTAYDRTEVILRQHMDKLHEVARYLFLHEKMGGDEFRRVMEGKMDGEGNVLTGDAPKPLPQA from the coding sequence TTGGATAATAAAAAATCGCTGCGCAACTTGATTCTCGTCATTGCAATACCGGTTTTGCTGCTCATCTTACTGGCGGCTCTTTTTGGTGGAACAGCAGCCCCAACCAAAACCTATACTTTTTCTGAGATTATGAGCTACTTTTCAGACCAGAAAGTTTCCGAGTATTCACTGGATTTCGGTACAGGCGAAATGTCCATTAAAGTAAGCGGCATTGATACGCCGGTCACTTTTGTTGCACCGGATTCTCAGTATATGCAGGAGCGCTTGGACCCGTATGTCGAGCAGTACAATAAAGCACACCCGAAAGACAAAATGGTGCAGAAGCTGCAGCGCCCGAAAGAAACCAACTGGTTTATTTCTTTTCTGCCGTTTATCATTGCGGTGGGCGTGATGCTGCTGTTCTCTTACCTGATGATGCGCAAGGTCAACGCCGGCATGGGAGACGCGGGCAAGCAGATGAATTTTGGCAAGGCCAATGTCAAAAATCTGGAGGACGAAAAGCGCAAAACAACCTTTGCCGATGTTGCCGGTGCGGATGAGGAAAAAGAGGAACTGCAGGAGATTGTAGAGTTCTTGAAAAATCCGCGCAAGTACAACGAACTCGGCGCGCGCATACCAAAGGGTGTTCTTTTGGTGGGCCCTCCCGGTACAGGTAAAACGCTGCTGGCGCGTGCAGTTGCCGGTGAAGCGGGTGTGCCGTTCTTCTCTATTTCCGGCTCTGATTTTGTAGAGATGTTTGTCGGTGTCGGCGCTTCCCGTGTGCGTGACTTGTTTGAGCAGGCAAAAAAGAACAGTCCCTGCATTGTGTTTATCGATGAAATCGACGCGGTCGGCCGCCAGCGCGGCGCCGGCTTAGGCGGCGGCCACGATGAACGTGAGCAGACACTGAACCAGCTGTTGGTCGAGATGGACGGCTTCGGTGCGAATGAGGGCGTCATTATGATTGCCGCAACCAACCGCCCAGATATCCTTGACCCAGCGCTGATGCGCCCGGGCCGCTTTGACCGGCGTATTATGGTGGGCTATCCGGATATCAAAGGCCGCGAGGCTATTTTGCACGTACATGCGCGCGGCAAGCCCCTTTCACCGGATGTTGACCTGAAAGTGATTGCCGGCTCCACAGCGGGCTTTACCGGTGCAGACTTGGAAAACCTGCTGAATGAGGCGGCGCTGCTGGCAGCTCGCAAAAACCTGAAAGCAATTACCATGAAAGAAATAGAAGAGGCAACCATCAAAGTGGTCGTCGGTACCGAAAAGAAGAGCCATGTGATGACTGACCGCGAAAAGACGCTGACCGCTTACCACGAGGGCGGCCACGCCGTTGCAACGTATTTCTGCCCCACGCAGGACCCGGTGCACCAAATCAGTATTATTCCGCGCGGTATGGCAGGCGGTTTTACGATGCAGGTGCCTACAGAGGACCGCTCTTACCGCTCTAAAAAAGAAATGGAAGAAGACCTGGTCGTTATGCTGGGCGGGCGTGTTGCCGAGTCGCTGACAATGGACGATATTTCCACTGGCGCCAGCAATGATATTGAGCGCGCGACAAAGCTTGCTCGCTCCATGGTTACAAAGTACGGCATGTCTGCCGCCCTGGGGCCGATCACCTATGGCCGTGACGACAGCGAGCCTTTCCTTGGTCGCGATATGGGCCATATCCGTGATTACTCTGAGCAGACAGCCGCAGCAATCGATAAGGAGATTAAAAACCTTATGACGACCGCCTATGACCGCACAGAGGTCATTCTGCGGCAGCACATGGATAAGCTGCACGAAGTGGCCCGCTATCTCTTCCTGCACGAAAAAATGGGCGGCGATGAGTTCCGCCGCGTAATGGAAGGCAAAATGGACGGCGAGGGCAACGTGCTGACAGGCGACGCGCCAAAGCCGCTGCCGCAGGCATAA